In Bacteroidia bacterium, a genomic segment contains:
- a CDS encoding PKD domain-containing protein — MKIRFTILAILLTALAAGITYITADQLSPMDVQDPAMGQSDLRFIENKGQWEDVIRYRVRLNGGHIFVEDNQLTYYFYDMPHEGHGLPALSERPESERQFRSHTYRMGFLGANKNARIVPEMLYPQYHNYYYGNDPAHWAENVGLYGLLTYSELYPQIDLRLYGLGDAMKYDFIIKPGGDPASIQVSYEGVDKIFISKGALHIETSLRSTTEFPPVAYQNINGKKRQVACEFRLKGTQLSYHFPNGYDPEYELVIDPTLIFSTYTGSHADNWGFTATYDDLGNAYAGGFVWSNAFNSGYPTTTGAFQTTFQGGDSDVTLSKFSPDGSNLMFSTYLGGNASEQPHSLVTDNLGDLYVYGRTNSLDFPTTQGAFDNTKSSGFDIFVAKISPAGGLLASTFVGGTGDDGVNGSAGYNPLVFTSTKFNYGDDARGEIILDAQGNCFVAAQTNSTNFPGTAGHAQPTIGGGQDGVVFKMNNDLSSMIWATYLGGSGADAAYTMKLDTVDNVYVAGGTSSSNFPTNTYHTTYHGGTTDGFVSKISSNGNTLLASTYIGTASYDQVYLLDLDKDFNVYICGQSNGNYPILNPPSGPVYFNSNAKQFIVKLQNNLSAPIFSTVFGSVNSASPNISPTAILVDRCDNIYVSGWGGSTNTTGSVIGMPITSDAFDPNPNDGSDFYMIVLSRDAQSLIYGTFLGGDNTAATSAGDHVDGGTSRFDKNGVVYHAVCAGCWGNSSFPAQPSSVWSTTNGANGVAGLSANGCNLAIFKMSFDLAGIEASFVPLDQFNQPIISTTGCAPLTVNFDNTSFLGTVPGNPTYFWSFNDNGATSGLFEPTHVFQNAGTYEVMLVVTDSASCNISDTSFRTIIVFPPPDVDAGPDINTCAGDTITLLSLTSAVSYQWSPSVGIISPDSLPQVSIAPPASGQYILTITDVNGCEASDTVAVLVDNTFKVTARPDSVVCRGGSFLLNASSNGGILYEWTASPSAVISNPSIANPSVSNLDTTTVFYVRSENALGCESFDSVRIEVFEVFTLEDTFVCNGNSLLLQTSNGVSWVWSPNDGTLSSTTISSPVASPLVSTTYTVLATSADGCISSKDILVEVLPNPVAEAGEDLQMCFGRTVQLQAFGGVFYRWSPVVGLSDPNIANPTASPDTTTTYYVTVIDSSGCEDTDSMTIRVNDLPPVNAGEDATICQGETFQLRATGASFYQWSPENTLSNPLVPNPVATPINNTLYIVVGTDASGCQNRDSVLISVVPRPITQIEGINQICVGGSIILTASGGDSYLWSTGDTTATISVVPQQATTYYATAFVGACEGIRDSITIDVFFDYPEASFTFNPNPGWAPEEVNFVNTSTGASSYLWDFGFGRQSTETNPAHIFPAAGTYRVMLIAFSAQGCPDTVWQDLLVENVTLHVPSGFTPNADGVNDFFKVGYYGIGSLNVKIFSRWGPKIFESDDRDFLWDGTYQGVAVPEGVYVFVITGYGENNLKYERKGTVTLIR, encoded by the coding sequence ATGAAAATTCGGTTTACGATTCTGGCAATTTTGCTGACTGCATTGGCAGCCGGCATTACCTATATAACTGCAGACCAGCTCTCTCCTATGGATGTTCAGGATCCGGCGATGGGGCAAAGCGACCTTCGGTTTATTGAAAACAAAGGCCAGTGGGAGGATGTGATTCGATATAGGGTAAGGCTTAATGGTGGCCATATCTTTGTTGAAGACAACCAGTTGACTTATTATTTTTATGATATGCCGCATGAGGGGCATGGACTTCCCGCTTTGTCGGAAAGACCTGAGTCGGAACGTCAGTTTCGTTCCCATACTTACCGGATGGGATTTTTGGGTGCGAATAAAAACGCCCGCATTGTTCCGGAGATGTTGTATCCCCAGTATCACAATTATTACTACGGCAATGATCCGGCCCATTGGGCTGAAAATGTAGGGCTTTACGGGCTATTGACCTATTCTGAGCTATATCCGCAGATTGATCTCCGGCTCTATGGCCTGGGGGATGCCATGAAATATGATTTTATCATAAAACCTGGCGGAGACCCTGCTTCTATTCAGGTCAGTTATGAAGGCGTAGATAAAATATTTATCAGCAAAGGCGCCCTGCATATTGAAACTTCTCTGCGGAGTACTACCGAGTTTCCTCCCGTCGCGTATCAAAATATCAACGGAAAAAAACGTCAGGTTGCCTGTGAATTTCGGCTAAAGGGCACTCAGCTCTCTTATCATTTTCCCAATGGCTATGATCCTGAGTACGAATTGGTGATTGATCCCACCCTTATTTTTTCTACTTATACGGGTTCTCATGCAGACAACTGGGGATTTACCGCCACCTATGACGATCTGGGAAATGCCTATGCCGGTGGGTTTGTATGGAGTAATGCATTCAATAGCGGTTATCCAACTACTACCGGTGCTTTTCAAACTACCTTTCAGGGCGGTGATTCTGACGTAACCTTGTCCAAATTTAGTCCGGATGGTTCTAATCTCATGTTTTCCACCTATCTGGGCGGTAATGCCAGTGAACAGCCGCATAGTCTGGTTACCGATAACCTCGGCGACCTGTATGTTTATGGCCGCACCAACTCACTCGATTTTCCCACAACCCAGGGCGCTTTTGACAATACCAAGTCTTCCGGCTTTGATATTTTTGTCGCAAAAATCAGCCCTGCCGGCGGATTGTTAGCTTCCACTTTTGTCGGCGGTACGGGAGATGACGGGGTAAACGGATCGGCTGGATATAACCCGCTGGTGTTTACCTCTACCAAGTTTAACTATGGTGACGATGCGCGGGGAGAAATTATCCTCGATGCACAGGGAAACTGTTTTGTTGCTGCGCAGACCAACTCAACCAATTTTCCCGGTACAGCGGGCCATGCACAACCCACCATTGGAGGCGGACAGGACGGGGTTGTGTTTAAGATGAATAATGATCTTTCTTCCATGATTTGGGCAACTTATCTCGGGGGATCTGGTGCAGATGCTGCTTACACGATGAAGCTGGATACTGTGGATAATGTCTATGTTGCCGGTGGCACGAGCAGTTCGAATTTCCCCACCAATACCTATCACACTACCTATCATGGAGGAACAACTGATGGTTTTGTGTCCAAAATCAGTAGCAACGGCAATACGCTGCTCGCCAGTACCTATATCGGAACAGCCAGTTACGATCAGGTATATCTGCTTGATCTGGATAAAGATTTTAATGTGTATATCTGCGGTCAGTCAAACGGAAACTATCCGATTCTCAACCCCCCTTCCGGGCCGGTTTATTTCAACAGCAATGCCAAACAGTTTATCGTAAAACTGCAAAACAACCTTTCGGCGCCTATTTTCTCGACGGTATTTGGTTCGGTAAACTCCGCTTCCCCCAATATCAGCCCGACGGCCATATTGGTGGACCGCTGCGACAATATTTATGTTTCGGGCTGGGGCGGATCTACCAATACAACCGGGTCGGTGATTGGCATGCCGATAACATCGGATGCGTTTGACCCCAACCCCAATGATGGCAGTGATTTTTATATGATTGTGCTGAGCCGGGACGCACAATCATTGATCTATGGAACCTTTTTGGGAGGAGACAATACCGCAGCGACTTCCGCCGGAGATCACGTAGATGGTGGAACCAGCCGGTTTGACAAAAATGGCGTCGTCTATCACGCGGTTTGTGCCGGTTGTTGGGGAAATTCCTCTTTTCCCGCGCAACCCTCCAGCGTGTGGAGCACGACCAACGGCGCCAACGGAGTTGCCGGCCTATCTGCCAATGGTTGTAATCTCGCAATCTTCAAAATGTCGTTTGATCTTGCCGGTATTGAGGCCAGCTTTGTGCCGCTGGATCAGTTTAACCAGCCAATTATATCCACAACAGGCTGTGCGCCGCTGACTGTCAATTTTGATAATACAAGTTTTCTGGGTACCGTCCCCGGTAACCCTACCTACTTCTGGAGCTTCAATGACAACGGGGCGACTTCCGGGCTCTTTGAGCCTACCCATGTATTTCAGAATGCAGGAACATACGAAGTAATGCTGGTAGTCACAGACTCTGCGAGTTGTAATATATCTGATACTTCCTTTCGCACCATTATTGTTTTCCCGCCGCCCGATGTTGATGCCGGCCCGGATATTAATACTTGTGCCGGGGATACCATTACCCTTCTTTCGCTGACTTCTGCGGTTTCTTATCAATGGTCTCCCTCTGTTGGAATCATTTCTCCTGATTCCTTGCCTCAGGTCTCCATAGCACCTCCTGCTTCGGGACAATATATCCTGACAATCACGGATGTAAATGGCTGTGAAGCCAGTGATACCGTTGCCGTCCTGGTTGATAATACCTTTAAAGTAACCGCCCGGCCAGATTCTGTAGTCTGTCGTGGAGGGTCTTTTCTGTTGAATGCCAGTTCAAACGGCGGTATTTTATATGAATGGACAGCCTCGCCTTCTGCGGTGATTTCCAATCCTTCCATCGCCAATCCTTCGGTTTCCAATCTCGATACCACGACCGTTTTTTACGTTCGGTCGGAAAATGCGCTGGGTTGTGAGTCTTTTGATTCAGTCAGAATTGAAGTCTTTGAGGTGTTTACGCTGGAAGACACTTTTGTCTGTAATGGGAATAGTCTGCTGCTTCAGACCAGCAATGGGGTTTCCTGGGTATGGTCGCCCAACGATGGGACATTAAGCAGTACGACGATTTCAAGCCCGGTCGCGTCACCGCTTGTTTCTACCACCTATACCGTTTTGGCCACCAGTGCAGATGGGTGTATCAGCTCTAAGGATATTCTTGTGGAGGTTCTGCCTAATCCGGTTGCTGAAGCGGGGGAAGATCTTCAGATGTGTTTTGGCCGTACGGTTCAACTTCAGGCTTTTGGCGGGGTGTTTTACCGCTGGTCGCCGGTCGTCGGATTATCCGATCCCAATATTGCCAACCCTACGGCTTCCCCAGATACAACCACTACTTACTATGTGACGGTGATTGATTCTTCCGGATGTGAGGATACTGATTCCATGACGATTCGTGTAAATGACCTCCCCCCGGTAAATGCCGGAGAAGATGCCACGATTTGTCAGGGCGAAACTTTTCAGCTTCGCGCTACCGGTGCCAGCTTCTACCAATGGTCTCCGGAAAATACGTTGTCGAATCCGCTTGTGCCCAACCCGGTTGCCACCCCTATCAATAACACCCTGTATATCGTGGTTGGTACAGATGCGAGTGGTTGCCAGAACAGGGACTCTGTGCTGATTTCCGTTGTTCCCCGCCCGATAACCCAAATCGAGGGAATTAATCAGATATGTGTGGGCGGCAGTATTATATTGACTGCATCGGGGGGAGATTCTTATCTCTGGAGCACCGGAGATACGACGGCTACGATTTCCGTTGTACCGCAGCAGGCCACTACTTACTACGCGACTGCATTTGTCGGAGCTTGCGAGGGTATTCGGGATTCTATTACCATTGATGTGTTTTTTGATTATCCGGAGGCTTCCTTCACATTCAACCCCAACCCGGGATGGGCACCGGAAGAAGTCAATTTCGTGAATACCTCCACCGGTGCTTCTTCTTATTTGTGGGATTTTGGTTTTGGCCGCCAAAGCACCGAAACAAATCCTGCGCATATTTTCCCCGCCGCAGGCACTTACCGGGTAATGCTGATTGCGTTTTCTGCGCAGGGTTGTCCTGATACAGTCTGGCAGGATCTGTTGGTCGAGAATGTTACCCTTCACGTTCCGAGTGGATTTACTCCCAATGCGGATGGCGTAAATGACTTTTTTAAAGTTGGATATTATGGAATCGGCAGTCTGAATGTAAAAATCTTCAGCCGTTGGGGACCTAAAATTTTTGAGTCAGACGACAGAGATTTTCTGTGGGATGGCACATACCAGGGCGTTGCCGTTCCTGAAGGTGTGTATGTCTTTGTAATAACCGGTTATGGGGAAAACAACCTGAAATACGAAAGAAAGGGCACGGTTACCCTGATCCGTTAG